The following are encoded together in the Pedobacter steynii genome:
- a CDS encoding glycosyltransferase family 4 protein, giving the protein MKIICVHQSADMYGSDRSFLQVIQYLSQSGDFEKITVVLPRTGPLVLELEKLSVDIKYMTLSLLSKTYLMKLQWGKILFPLFQFRAKKKLFNEYDIVYANTSVILDFYLLAPFLRQMKIIHIREIPNKLISKVLSAFLKQAGSKIIFNSYSTLKSFEKLDNSVVIHNAFEGFGERNIDEITGPSNMPLRVLLIGRINGWKGQDFAIESLVNMKSSPVLLRIVGSTSAGNEDLVIQLKKKVDQLGLNGQVEFLDFVSDTAEIYAWSDVVIVPSTKPEPFGRIAIEAMSLYKPVVAANHGGLPEIIEDDVSGYLFEPNNKASFVNALSKYANDRKLLEQHGKNAKRSFDEKFSLNGFYKKLDSVFKEELV; this is encoded by the coding sequence ATGAAAATTATTTGTGTACACCAAAGTGCTGATATGTATGGTTCTGACAGGAGCTTTTTACAGGTTATCCAGTACCTTAGTCAGTCTGGCGATTTTGAGAAAATAACAGTCGTGCTTCCACGTACAGGACCATTGGTACTGGAGTTGGAAAAGCTAAGCGTGGATATTAAATATATGACGCTTTCTTTATTGAGTAAAACTTATTTAATGAAGTTGCAATGGGGGAAAATCCTTTTTCCTTTATTTCAGTTTCGTGCTAAAAAGAAATTATTCAATGAATATGATATCGTGTATGCCAACACTTCCGTGATTCTGGATTTTTACCTTCTGGCGCCTTTCCTTCGCCAGATGAAGATTATCCACATCAGGGAGATTCCTAATAAATTGATCAGTAAAGTGTTGTCTGCTTTTTTGAAACAGGCCGGATCAAAAATTATATTCAACTCTTATTCTACTTTAAAGAGCTTTGAAAAACTGGATAACAGTGTGGTGATTCACAATGCGTTTGAAGGATTTGGAGAAAGAAACATCGATGAGATAACAGGCCCCTCAAATATGCCCCTGCGCGTTTTGCTGATTGGCAGGATCAATGGCTGGAAAGGTCAGGATTTCGCAATTGAATCCCTGGTGAATATGAAATCTTCTCCGGTTCTGCTAAGAATTGTCGGCAGTACTTCTGCAGGAAATGAAGATTTAGTGATACAGCTTAAAAAGAAGGTGGATCAGCTGGGATTGAACGGTCAGGTTGAGTTTTTAGATTTTGTTTCGGATACGGCCGAAATCTATGCCTGGTCTGATGTGGTGATTGTACCGAGCACAAAGCCAGAGCCCTTCGGGAGGATTGCTATAGAAGCCATGAGTCTTTATAAACCTGTTGTTGCAGCAAATCATGGTGGATTGCCGGAAATTATTGAAGACGATGTAAGCGGGTACTTATTTGAGCCCAATAATAAAGCTTCATTTGTAAACGCTTTAAGTAAATATGCCAACGACAGAAAGTTATTGGAGCAACATGGAAAGAATGCAAAAAGATCTTTTGATGAGAAGTTTTCTTTAAACGGATTTTATAAAAAACTGGATTCCGTTTTTAAAGAAGAACTGGTTTGA
- a CDS encoding glycoside hydrolase family 99-like domain-containing protein, with protein MNSKAGIGFLLLIATCGIWKTELYAQDKAAGELRVGAYYFDGWTGKTSHITRSLREDFKGRKPVWGWITSRPEIIQKQITAAVEANIDFFSFCWYDSDLSKKNLAEPRNNALNLFVKAKEKKGLKFNLLVANHYGYLIGPADWDRVTKTWIDLFEDEAYLKFKKKPLLTFLSLRMLLSTFGSPVKIKSALDKLRADAKARGLEGVQIAICVAPKQADADLAKACGFDLLTGYNYHDQTLIAGQSVSPIAALSPKEQSVWAGFLKLGMPYMPVSTLNWDPRPWDETNKVKKASPHFDGYSPASVYQSVKGLKKWTLENHPSGEGVQVAMIYAWNEYGEGAWLTPSQQYQNKFLRAVKEALK; from the coding sequence ATGAACAGCAAGGCAGGAATAGGATTTTTACTTTTAATCGCTACATGTGGTATCTGGAAAACGGAGCTTTATGCTCAGGATAAAGCTGCCGGGGAGCTACGCGTTGGCGCCTATTATTTTGATGGCTGGACAGGAAAGACCAGTCATATTACCAGGTCTTTACGGGAGGATTTTAAAGGAAGAAAGCCTGTTTGGGGCTGGATTACGAGCAGGCCGGAAATTATTCAAAAGCAGATTACTGCAGCTGTGGAAGCAAATATTGATTTTTTTAGTTTTTGCTGGTATGATTCTGATTTATCTAAAAAGAACCTGGCCGAGCCCAGAAATAATGCACTCAATCTGTTTGTAAAGGCAAAAGAAAAAAAAGGCCTGAAGTTCAACCTGCTGGTGGCCAATCATTATGGATACCTGATTGGTCCGGCTGATTGGGATCGGGTGACGAAAACCTGGATTGATTTGTTTGAGGATGAAGCCTATCTGAAATTTAAGAAAAAGCCATTGCTGACTTTCCTGAGTCTGCGCATGTTGCTCAGTACATTTGGCTCTCCGGTAAAGATTAAATCAGCATTAGATAAATTGAGGGCAGATGCAAAGGCCAGGGGCCTGGAAGGTGTGCAGATTGCCATTTGTGTGGCTCCCAAACAGGCAGATGCTGATCTTGCGAAAGCATGCGGCTTTGATCTGTTGACCGGCTATAATTACCATGATCAGACTTTAATTGCAGGGCAATCAGTGAGTCCGATTGCGGCTTTGAGCCCAAAAGAACAATCGGTTTGGGCTGGTTTCCTAAAATTGGGAATGCCGTATATGCCGGTTAGTACGCTTAACTGGGACCCACGCCCCTGGGACGAAACGAATAAGGTAAAAAAGGCTTCTCCTCATTTCGATGGTTATTCTCCGGCTTCGGTATATCAATCTGTAAAGGGATTAAAAAAATGGACACTGGAGAATCATCCCTCCGGTGAAGGAGTACAAGTGGCTATGATCTATGCCTGGAATGAATATGGCGAAGGCGCCTGGCTTACTCCATCACAGCAATACCAAAATAAATTTTTACGTGCCGTTAAGGAGGCGCTGAAATAA
- a CDS encoding acyltransferase: MKRLFQAIITKRNPSFKFDENISSRTLFNLVRNKSFDLLRGVIFLLFHLKKPKLIFLAGAVRCFNSQNIVIGKWVKIDYGVYLSGLGKGKLIIGDSSGIGAYSQLIISTSFNNLGEFIHIGKHVGIGQFASIGGSGGVSIGNNTIIGQYFSCHPENHNYGDPNQLIKNQGTTRAKISIGENCWIGAKVTILAGVSIGDNSIIAAGAVVNKSMPANSIIAGVPARVIKGIYD; encoded by the coding sequence ATGAAAAGATTGTTCCAAGCTATTATTACTAAAAGAAACCCCTCCTTCAAATTTGATGAAAATATCAGCAGCCGTACGCTGTTCAATTTGGTTCGGAACAAAAGTTTCGATCTTTTGAGAGGTGTTATTTTTCTTCTATTTCATTTGAAAAAGCCAAAGCTGATCTTCCTGGCTGGAGCAGTAAGGTGTTTCAATAGTCAGAATATCGTTATCGGCAAGTGGGTGAAGATTGACTATGGCGTATACCTCAGTGGGCTTGGCAAAGGAAAACTCATCATAGGAGATTCATCAGGGATCGGGGCTTATTCGCAATTGATCATCTCGACCTCTTTTAACAATCTGGGAGAATTTATCCATATTGGAAAGCATGTGGGTATTGGTCAGTTTGCCAGTATTGGCGGCTCTGGTGGTGTTTCTATTGGTAATAATACCATAATCGGACAATATTTTAGCTGTCATCCAGAGAACCACAATTATGGGGATCCCAATCAGCTGATTAAAAATCAGGGAACAACACGTGCTAAAATTAGCATTGGAGAGAACTGCTGGATAGGAGCGAAAGTGACCATTCTTGCGGGTGTTTCTATCGGAGATAATTCCATCATTGCAGCCGGAGCAGTGGTAAATAAAAGTATGCCGGCAAATTCTATCATTGCGGGTGTTCCTGCCCGTGTTATTAAAGGTATCTATGATTAG
- a CDS encoding SGNH/GDSL hydrolase family protein, with protein MIRKIFFSSIMLFIAIQAYARSYSYLDTIPKRVLILGNSITYHGAKASVGWSGNWGMAASTAEKDYVHRLESKIRGLHPNTLFKSGNIANSFERQFWKYNSDDFKDYQAFNADLVILVTGENIDDALAVKQGLETHLERFIRGLSGRPDLKVCLVGSFWPNKHIDKIMKATADRNNWAYVDLQGLYQEREKNTAIRQYRDKGVGMHPSDLGMENIANRIWNNIQDLFINQQ; from the coding sequence ATGATTAGAAAAATCTTTTTCAGCAGTATCATGCTGTTCATAGCGATTCAGGCTTATGCACGCAGCTATAGTTATCTGGATACGATCCCTAAGCGGGTATTGATTCTGGGGAACAGCATCACTTATCATGGCGCTAAAGCATCGGTGGGATGGTCCGGCAATTGGGGGATGGCTGCAAGTACTGCGGAAAAAGATTATGTACATCGTCTGGAATCAAAAATCAGGGGATTACACCCCAATACATTATTTAAATCCGGTAATATTGCCAATAGTTTTGAGCGGCAATTCTGGAAATATAACAGTGATGATTTTAAGGATTATCAGGCATTCAACGCAGACCTTGTTATCCTGGTAACAGGTGAAAATATTGATGATGCGCTAGCGGTTAAACAAGGACTGGAAACTCATCTGGAACGCTTTATTAGAGGACTGTCTGGTAGGCCTGATTTAAAGGTTTGTCTGGTAGGCAGTTTTTGGCCCAATAAACACATTGATAAGATCATGAAAGCAACTGCTGACAGAAATAACTGGGCATATGTTGACCTTCAGGGATTGTATCAGGAGAGAGAGAAAAACACGGCCATCCGGCAATACAGGGATAAGGGGGTAGGAATGCATCCTTCTGACCTGGGAATGGAAAATATAGCAAACAGAATCTGGAATAACATACAAGACTTATTTATTAATCAACAATGA
- a CDS encoding DUF1972 domain-containing protein, with protein MKIAIIGTRGIPNHYGGFEQCAEYLALGLVKKGHEVLVYNSHNHPYQKNEWNGVNLRHCYDPEYKLGTAGQFIYDLNCILDVRKRKCDVILQLGYTSGSVWGWLLPKKVVVTTNMDGLEWKRTKYSNKVRKFLQWAEKLGVKYSDHLISDSIGIQDYLKQKYNADSTFIAYGATLFEEPVESTLKSYGLSSYQYDMLIARLEPENSIEIILDGVVKAAVDRPFLVIGKHETIYGNYLKEKYAAFGQIRFIGGIYNIAILNSLRYYSNIYFHGHTVGGTNPSLLEAMASNSLICANDNPFNRYILGEDAIYFNDLDQVADHLTGLKYQEGRYQVMLKANSDKITNIYDWQLIVDQYEKHLSEVKGVLNR; from the coding sequence ATGAAAATAGCAATTATAGGTACCCGGGGGATTCCGAACCATTATGGAGGATTTGAGCAATGTGCTGAATATTTAGCGCTGGGTTTAGTGAAGAAAGGACATGAGGTACTTGTTTATAATTCACATAATCATCCTTATCAGAAAAATGAATGGAATGGTGTGAATTTACGTCATTGTTATGATCCGGAGTATAAATTGGGAACGGCAGGGCAGTTTATATACGATTTAAATTGTATTCTCGATGTAAGGAAGAGAAAATGTGATGTGATCCTTCAGTTAGGGTATACCAGCGGTTCTGTTTGGGGCTGGTTATTACCTAAAAAGGTGGTGGTTACTACAAATATGGACGGATTGGAGTGGAAAAGAACCAAGTACTCCAATAAAGTAAGAAAATTTCTGCAATGGGCCGAAAAATTAGGAGTTAAATACAGTGATCATCTCATTTCTGATTCCATCGGTATTCAGGATTATTTAAAACAGAAATATAACGCGGATTCTACTTTTATCGCCTATGGCGCAACACTGTTTGAAGAGCCTGTGGAAAGCACACTTAAAAGTTATGGATTGTCTTCTTATCAATATGATATGTTAATTGCCAGACTGGAGCCGGAGAACAGCATAGAGATCATTTTAGATGGGGTTGTAAAAGCTGCGGTTGACCGTCCATTTTTAGTGATTGGTAAGCATGAAACGATATATGGAAATTACTTAAAGGAAAAGTATGCCGCTTTCGGACAGATCCGGTTTATTGGAGGTATTTATAATATAGCTATTCTGAATAGTCTGCGCTATTATTCCAATATCTATTTTCACGGACATACGGTGGGAGGAACAAATCCTTCATTGTTGGAAGCAATGGCTTCCAATAGCCTGATCTGTGCCAATGACAACCCTTTTAACCGGTATATCTTAGGAGAGGATGCTATTTATTTTAATGACCTAGATCAGGTGGCTGATCACCTGACAGGGCTGAAGTATCAGGAGGGTAGATATCAGGTAATGCTGAAGGCAAACAGCGATAAAATTACCAATATTTATGACTGGCAGCTAATTGTGGATCAATATGAAAAACACCTTTCAGAAGTGAAAGGTGTTTTAAACAGGTAA
- a CDS encoding capsule assembly Wzi family protein, which translates to MGIYRIQPVKHALFSTVFILMFSGQVRAQRPDIKYEVEAQVIGTTNDVVPFWMRSNQFGSIPLSGASAGFIGRAYKEYQNSKKIDWGFGFEGRANAGKGSNLQLITAYAKVKLGVFQFKAGRTKDVMGLNGDTLLSSGNFSVSGNAAGVPKLDISIPEYYRIPVFNGLFSFKGNFVHGWLGRTQILDSISPTSKITYYINDTRPKSYFHQKSLYIRLGKADWRLKLYGGFNHQVFWGNEQAAYGSNFKLSPAETFFHVVTGKGYGTKGVPTSKIGNQLGSIDFGAEYDFDAVKVMLYRQTFYDVGALSKLGNIADGLNGISVENRKYKDQTNGFAWKKILLELFYSKDQAGYPWSTFTKSGDEDYYNNFYYVNGWSYNSLGLGNPFITPRHDARSGQAIKKADYFINNRVIALHTGLTGSFNNWNFMTKLSYSWNYGTFGTSIYGSSTGHIRNPQTTNIFQPVEQFSFYLEGTKPLKNGYSAGFSTAIDQGKLLNNSLGLMLKLKKQFQ; encoded by the coding sequence ATGGGTATATACCGCATACAACCAGTAAAACACGCTCTCTTCAGCACCGTATTTATTTTGATGTTCTCCGGTCAGGTTCGCGCACAGCGGCCTGACATTAAATATGAAGTGGAGGCTCAGGTAATTGGTACGACTAACGACGTAGTTCCTTTCTGGATGCGGTCAAACCAATTTGGCTCGATCCCGTTATCAGGCGCATCAGCTGGCTTTATAGGAAGAGCATATAAAGAATATCAGAACTCAAAAAAGATAGACTGGGGTTTTGGTTTTGAAGGAAGAGCCAATGCCGGCAAAGGTTCAAACCTCCAGCTGATCACCGCGTATGCAAAAGTGAAACTTGGGGTGTTTCAATTCAAAGCTGGCAGAACGAAGGATGTAATGGGATTAAATGGGGATACCCTATTGAGCTCTGGCAATTTTTCGGTTTCCGGAAATGCAGCCGGAGTACCGAAACTGGATATTTCTATTCCTGAATATTACAGAATACCCGTTTTCAATGGACTGTTCTCCTTCAAAGGAAACTTCGTACATGGCTGGCTAGGCAGAACACAGATTCTGGACAGCATCTCCCCAACCTCCAAAATCACCTACTATATCAATGATACCAGGCCTAAAAGTTATTTTCATCAGAAATCCCTATACATCAGATTAGGTAAGGCCGACTGGCGACTTAAACTCTATGGAGGATTTAACCACCAGGTCTTCTGGGGAAATGAACAGGCAGCATATGGATCTAACTTCAAATTGTCTCCCGCCGAAACCTTTTTTCATGTCGTTACTGGAAAAGGATATGGCACTAAAGGTGTTCCTACTTCCAAAATCGGAAACCAGCTAGGCTCCATAGACTTTGGCGCGGAATATGACTTCGACGCAGTTAAAGTGATGCTCTATCGCCAGACTTTCTACGATGTAGGGGCATTATCCAAATTGGGCAACATCGCCGATGGCCTGAACGGGATCAGTGTCGAAAACCGGAAATATAAGGATCAAACAAATGGCTTTGCCTGGAAAAAGATATTATTAGAACTGTTTTATTCTAAAGATCAGGCCGGCTATCCCTGGTCTACGTTTACCAAATCAGGAGATGAAGACTATTACAACAATTTCTATTACGTCAATGGATGGTCTTATAACAGCCTTGGCCTGGGGAACCCCTTCATTACACCAAGACATGATGCCAGAAGCGGACAGGCCATAAAAAAAGCCGATTATTTTATCAATAACCGGGTCATTGCACTACACACAGGCCTTACCGGCAGCTTCAACAACTGGAATTTCATGACCAAACTTAGCTACTCCTGGAATTACGGAACGTTTGGAACCAGCATCTATGGAAGCTCAACAGGTCACATCAGAAATCCTCAAACTACAAATATCTTCCAGCCTGTTGAGCAGTTCTCATTCTATTTAGAAGGGACAAAACCATTAAAAAATGGCTACAGCGCAGGTTTTTCGACCGCCATTGATCAGGGAAAACTCCTGAACAACTCCCTCGGATTAATGCTCAAATTAAAAAAGCAATTTCAATAA
- a CDS encoding mannose-1-phosphate guanylyltransferase: MDKNNYVLIMAGGVGSRFWPKSRNHFPKQFLDILGTGKSLLQITYNRFLKICPADHIFIVTNSQYNDIILDQLKGISPDQLICEPSRNNTAPCIAYASFKLAALNPDANLIVAPSDHFILFEDIFIERLLFALAYTNKHEALVTLGISPVRPDTGYGYIQYGKETEEGIYKVEQFREKPSLQKAQEYLSDGNYLWNAGIFIWKASAIISALKKYTPDIYRLFESGREYYNTPEEQAFIDENYSRSPNISIDYAIMEQADNIYTIPANFGWSDLGTWASLHETADKDSENNVVAARQINLKDTQNSIIHINTNKLAVIRGLDNFIVVDDGNALLIYPKDQEQEIKEVVKQMSESYGDRFI, translated from the coding sequence ATGGATAAAAATAACTATGTACTGATTATGGCAGGAGGTGTCGGAAGCCGCTTCTGGCCGAAAAGCCGCAACCACTTTCCAAAACAATTTCTGGACATTTTAGGAACAGGAAAATCACTCCTGCAAATTACCTATAACCGCTTTTTAAAGATATGTCCGGCTGATCATATTTTTATTGTCACCAATAGCCAGTATAATGACATCATCCTGGATCAGTTAAAAGGAATCTCTCCAGATCAGCTGATCTGTGAGCCCAGCAGAAATAATACCGCACCCTGCATCGCCTACGCATCTTTCAAATTAGCAGCCCTTAATCCGGATGCCAATCTGATTGTAGCGCCTTCTGATCATTTTATCCTGTTCGAGGACATTTTCATAGAACGTCTGCTCTTTGCACTGGCTTATACCAACAAACACGAGGCCCTGGTTACATTGGGAATAAGTCCGGTCAGACCAGATACCGGATACGGATATATTCAGTATGGAAAAGAAACTGAAGAAGGAATTTACAAGGTCGAACAGTTCAGAGAGAAACCCTCACTTCAGAAAGCCCAGGAATATTTATCTGACGGAAATTACCTATGGAATGCGGGAATATTTATATGGAAAGCCAGCGCCATCATCAGTGCCTTAAAAAAATATACGCCAGATATCTATCGCTTATTTGAAAGTGGCAGGGAGTATTATAATACTCCGGAAGAGCAGGCATTTATTGATGAAAACTATTCCAGATCTCCAAACATATCTATAGACTACGCCATTATGGAACAGGCAGATAACATCTATACTATTCCGGCAAACTTCGGATGGTCTGACCTTGGCACCTGGGCATCATTACATGAAACAGCGGATAAAGATTCAGAAAACAATGTAGTAGCAGCCAGACAGATAAATCTCAAAGATACGCAGAACAGCATCATACATATCAATACCAACAAACTTGCTGTTATCAGAGGACTGGACAACTTTATTGTTGTAGATGACGGCAATGCTTTGCTCATTTATCCGAAAGACCAGGAACAGGAGATTAAGGAAGTGGTAAAGCAAATGAGCGAATCATACGGAGATCGCTTTATTTAA
- a CDS encoding UDP-glucose dehydrogenase family protein, with the protein MKIAVIGTGYVGLVTGTCLAETGNNVICVDINKTKVEKMQNGIIPIYEPGLDTLFLRNISQNRLTFTTDLALAVKEAQIIFMALPTPPGEDGTADLSYILGAAKDISKLVSEYKIIVNKSTVPVGTADKVQAVFAANTSVEVDVISNPEFLREGVAVEDFMKPDRVVIGTKSERAIKLMTELYGPYVRQGNPIIFMDERSSELTKYAANSFLATKITFMNEIANLCELVGSDVDAVRRGIGSDERIGKRFLFPGLGYGGSCFPKDVQALSKSAEENSYDFQILKAVMSVNEKQKTVLVDKVLKYYGNDLQGKHFALWGLAFKPETDDIREAPALYIIDSLISKGATVTAFDPEGMGNVKELIGNKITYAIDQYDALKGADALLIATEWSVFRNPDFDQMEESLSNKVIFDGRNLYDLQKMIDLGYYYNSIGRTLIENEVFIGNR; encoded by the coding sequence ATGAAAATCGCGGTAATAGGAACAGGATATGTAGGTTTAGTAACCGGCACATGCCTTGCAGAGACAGGAAACAATGTAATCTGTGTAGACATTAATAAAACCAAAGTGGAAAAGATGCAAAATGGGATCATCCCCATTTATGAACCTGGTCTTGACACCTTGTTTCTAAGAAATATCTCACAAAACAGGTTGACCTTTACTACAGACCTGGCCCTGGCGGTAAAGGAAGCTCAAATCATCTTTATGGCCCTACCTACCCCTCCTGGTGAGGATGGAACCGCAGACCTTTCTTATATTCTGGGTGCAGCAAAAGACATCTCCAAACTCGTTTCAGAATACAAAATAATTGTCAACAAATCAACTGTACCCGTAGGTACAGCGGATAAAGTACAGGCTGTTTTTGCAGCAAATACCAGTGTAGAGGTTGATGTCATCTCAAATCCTGAATTCTTACGTGAGGGTGTTGCAGTAGAAGACTTTATGAAACCAGACCGCGTAGTCATTGGAACAAAAAGCGAGCGGGCTATCAAACTGATGACTGAACTTTATGGACCTTACGTAAGGCAGGGGAATCCGATTATATTCATGGATGAACGTTCCTCAGAATTAACCAAATATGCAGCCAACTCTTTTCTGGCCACCAAAATTACCTTTATGAATGAGATCGCGAATCTTTGCGAACTTGTTGGTTCTGATGTAGACGCTGTCCGTCGCGGCATTGGCTCAGATGAGCGGATCGGGAAACGCTTTCTCTTCCCCGGACTGGGTTATGGGGGCAGCTGTTTTCCAAAAGACGTACAGGCTTTATCAAAATCAGCAGAAGAAAATTCCTATGATTTTCAAATCCTGAAAGCGGTAATGTCTGTAAATGAAAAACAGAAAACTGTACTCGTTGACAAAGTATTGAAGTACTATGGCAATGACCTTCAGGGAAAACATTTTGCACTCTGGGGTCTAGCATTTAAACCTGAAACAGACGATATCAGAGAAGCCCCGGCATTATACATCATAGATAGCCTGATCAGCAAAGGTGCAACAGTTACCGCATTCGATCCGGAAGGAATGGGAAATGTTAAAGAGCTGATCGGCAATAAGATCACTTATGCAATTGATCAGTATGATGCACTGAAGGGTGCAGACGCCCTGCTCATTGCAACAGAATGGTCCGTATTCAGAAATCCTGATTTTGATCAGATGGAAGAAAGTCTGAGCAACAAAGTAATCTTCGATGGCCGCAATCTATATGATCTTCAAAAAATGATCGACCTTGGATATTATTACAATAGTATCGGCAGAACACTTATCGAAAATGAAGTTTTTATAGGCAACCGATAG
- a CDS encoding undecaprenyl-phosphate glucose phosphotransferase translates to MQTRYLYLLKYILPVTDIVMLNLVYILSYYLTEYLGKSVSYELWQHYMVVCNLMWMFNSVIFGLYSDYGSRRLERIYRGTWRSIALHGVGFALYLLFSRDVEFSRTFLVVFYALLLGAFVLNRFLGTAFQFLLVHRFNVNKKVALIGVNPTGRRLAHYLDRQYNIDFYGYLDDGSRIYADENGNLPTRFISKMVTAALSGVKDIYVSLEPHRMSEVKTFLEVADKHCLRVKFIPDMETTLATPYTISYVGDEFPVISLRKEPLESVSNRFKKRAFDIAFSLGVIIFLMSWLYPLIAILIKLQSKGPVLFKQLRSGRNDEPFWCYKFRSMRVNNDSDKKQATKDDDRITPIGKFLRKSSLDELPQFFNVLLGNMSVVGPRPHMLKHTEEYRAIINQFMVRHFLKPGITGWAQVNGFRGETKEDGAMQKRVQHDIWYLENWTAMLEVKIVFMTVINMIKGEDNAY, encoded by the coding sequence ATGCAAACACGTTACTTGTACTTGCTCAAATACATCTTGCCCGTTACGGATATCGTAATGCTCAATTTGGTCTATATCCTATCCTATTATCTTACCGAATACCTGGGTAAATCAGTTTCTTATGAACTGTGGCAGCATTACATGGTAGTTTGTAACCTGATGTGGATGTTCAATTCGGTAATCTTCGGTTTATATTCTGATTATGGATCGAGAAGATTAGAGCGTATTTACAGGGGAACCTGGCGCAGTATTGCGCTCCATGGGGTTGGTTTCGCTTTATACCTGCTTTTTTCCAGAGATGTGGAATTTTCAAGAACCTTTCTCGTGGTTTTTTATGCTTTACTTCTGGGGGCATTTGTCCTGAACCGTTTTCTGGGGACTGCCTTCCAGTTTTTGCTGGTGCACCGGTTTAATGTGAATAAGAAAGTAGCCCTGATTGGTGTGAACCCAACTGGTCGTCGTCTGGCCCATTATCTGGACCGTCAGTATAATATCGATTTTTATGGTTACCTGGATGATGGCAGCAGGATTTATGCAGATGAAAATGGAAATCTACCTACCCGGTTTATTTCCAAAATGGTTACTGCAGCATTGAGCGGGGTGAAAGATATCTATGTTTCTTTGGAGCCACACCGGATGTCGGAAGTAAAAACCTTCCTGGAGGTGGCCGATAAACATTGTCTGAGGGTAAAGTTTATCCCGGATATGGAGACCACACTGGCTACACCTTATACCATCAGTTATGTGGGAGATGAATTTCCTGTAATCTCTCTCCGAAAAGAACCCCTGGAAAGTGTCAGTAATCGTTTTAAAAAACGGGCTTTTGATATTGCCTTCAGTTTGGGGGTGATTATTTTCCTGATGAGCTGGTTGTACCCTTTGATTGCAATCCTGATTAAACTGCAAAGTAAAGGGCCTGTCTTGTTTAAACAACTCAGAAGCGGACGGAATGACGAGCCTTTCTGGTGTTATAAATTCAGGAGTATGAGGGTTAACAATGATAGTGATAAGAAACAGGCGACTAAAGACGATGACCGGATTACACCAATCGGAAAGTTCCTGAGAAAATCCAGTCTTGATGAGTTGCCTCAGTTCTTTAATGTGCTATTGGGAAATATGAGTGTAGTTGGTCCCAGGCCACATATGCTTAAGCATACTGAAGAGTATAGGGCGATCATCAACCAGTTTATGGTTCGCCATTTCTTAAAGCCCGGCATTACAGGTTGGGCTCAGGTAAACGGATTCAGGGGAGAGACCAAAGAAGATGGTGCGATGCAGAAAAGAGTACAGCATGATATCTGGTATCTGGAGAACTGGACGGCAATGCTCGAGGTGAAAATTGTCTTCATGACGGTCATCAATATGATCAAAGGAGAAGATAATGCCTATTAA